One window from the genome of Leucobacter aridicollis encodes:
- a CDS encoding CpaF family protein, with product MNPGASRSDSPRSAALGIDARRSFGGLISLIDDPDVRDIMLHAVAGKGELWVDRGRGAEIVEGWESPAAELRKLAVALIAAGGRHLDELNPIADVHLGDAIRVHAVLAPVAVAGTAISIRLPAQHAQSLDDLVASGSCSRRVARLLTESVVGRRNLLVTGGAGSGKTTLLSSLLSLVPGHERLLTIEDVAELRPDHRHHIALESRQPNIEGAGEVSLDRLLREALRMRPDRIVLGECRGAEIATLLAALNTGHEGGAGTLHANGIEDVPARLEALGTLAGLSPEMLARQATVLDLVVHVSREGGVHRVSQLGRLRVGSRGTLEVATRAAEAY from the coding sequence ATGAACCCGGGAGCGTCTCGCAGTGACTCACCCCGGTCGGCCGCGCTCGGAATTGACGCCCGGCGATCGTTTGGGGGCTTGATCTCGCTTATCGACGATCCTGACGTGCGCGACATTATGTTGCACGCAGTCGCGGGAAAGGGTGAGTTATGGGTGGACAGGGGACGGGGTGCGGAGATTGTGGAAGGCTGGGAATCCCCAGCTGCCGAGCTCCGAAAGCTCGCGGTGGCGCTCATCGCCGCTGGCGGTAGGCACCTTGACGAGCTCAACCCCATCGCGGATGTGCACCTTGGGGACGCGATACGTGTGCACGCGGTGCTTGCTCCCGTGGCGGTGGCGGGCACAGCAATCTCGATTCGATTGCCCGCGCAACATGCGCAAAGCCTCGATGACCTCGTTGCGTCAGGGAGCTGTTCACGAAGGGTCGCGCGGCTGCTGACAGAAAGCGTTGTCGGCCGACGAAACCTCCTTGTCACTGGCGGGGCAGGGAGCGGAAAGACCACCTTGTTGTCATCCTTGCTTTCGCTTGTCCCAGGGCATGAGAGGCTCCTGACGATTGAAGATGTGGCGGAGCTCCGGCCGGACCACCGGCACCACATTGCATTGGAGTCGCGCCAGCCGAACATTGAGGGCGCCGGCGAGGTGAGCCTTGACCGACTACTGCGGGAGGCGCTCAGAATGCGCCCCGACCGGATCGTGCTCGGAGAATGTCGGGGCGCTGAGATTGCGACATTGCTCGCGGCACTCAATACCGGGCATGAGGGTGGCGCAGGGACACTTCACGCGAACGGAATCGAGGATGTGCCGGCGAGGCTTGAAGCGCTTGGAACGCTTGCCGGGCTGAGCCCCGAGATGCTCGCCCGCCAAGCGACTGTGCTTGATCTCGTCGTGCACGTGAGTCGCGAGGGCGGTGTGCATCGTGTCTCCCAGCTCGGCAGGTTGCGGGTTGGAAGTAGGGGCACGTTGGAGGTGGCAACCCGTGCGGCCGAGGCGTACTAG
- a CDS encoding DUF808 domain-containing protein, with product MSASFFALLDDIAVLARAAAASIDDVVAGAAKASAKAAGVVIDDAAVSPQYVQGLTPKRELPVVWKITRGSLLNKAIIIVGIMVLSAWAPWIFPWLLILGGTYLAYEGAEKVWHWIRPSHGDAGGVEQVVERTQTDEKQMVSSAVRTDLVLSIEIMLISLANIEATSWGIRLATLVVVGLLMTVAVYGTVALLIRMDDVGFWLIKRPARWLQATGRGLVQAMPWVFRALTVVGALAMLWVGGHILLVNLAEVGFSAPYDLVSSIVHAATLPGIVTWFVDSGLSAVFGLAWGAVVMLGLGLFARLRFQKPVTH from the coding sequence GTGAGCGCTAGTTTCTTCGCACTACTTGACGATATTGCCGTGCTCGCCCGAGCTGCAGCGGCATCGATCGACGACGTCGTCGCCGGGGCCGCGAAGGCCTCCGCAAAGGCCGCGGGCGTCGTCATCGACGACGCGGCAGTATCGCCCCAGTACGTGCAGGGGCTTACCCCCAAGCGGGAACTCCCAGTCGTCTGGAAGATTACGCGCGGCTCATTACTCAACAAAGCAATCATCATCGTAGGGATCATGGTGCTGAGCGCGTGGGCGCCGTGGATTTTCCCGTGGCTTCTCATTCTCGGTGGAACGTACCTCGCATACGAGGGCGCCGAAAAGGTGTGGCACTGGATTCGCCCGAGCCACGGCGACGCTGGGGGCGTCGAACAGGTCGTCGAACGCACGCAGACCGACGAAAAGCAGATGGTGTCAAGCGCGGTACGCACCGACCTCGTCCTCAGCATTGAGATCATGCTCATCTCCCTCGCAAACATCGAAGCCACTTCGTGGGGTATTCGACTTGCGACACTCGTCGTCGTTGGCCTCCTCATGACAGTCGCCGTTTACGGCACCGTAGCGCTTCTCATCAGGATGGACGATGTCGGGTTCTGGCTCATCAAACGTCCCGCGCGCTGGCTGCAGGCGACGGGCCGCGGCCTCGTGCAGGCAATGCCGTGGGTGTTCCGGGCACTCACGGTCGTCGGGGCGCTTGCGATGCTCTGGGTGGGCGGTCATATCCTCCTCGTCAATCTCGCAGAAGTGGGATTTAGCGCTCCCTACGACCTCGTGAGCTCGATCGTTCACGCCGCAACGCTTCCCGGTATTGTCACCTGGTTCGTCGACTCTGGCCTGTCAGCGGTGTTCGGCCTCGCCTGGGGCGCGGTTGTGATGCTCGGCCTCGGGCTGTTTGCGCGACTCAGGTTTCAAAAACCTGTCACGCACTAG
- a CDS encoding TadE/TadG family type IV pilus assembly protein: protein MVHTFIADRRGSVTAEFAVGLPAVLLVLGLVIGTVQLSAERVALTALAGDLARLQARGDTGVAQARLDEHGGSPSVNRTVESGVLCVVVTSRQRTGLLSPLSVSGRGCAALSDGLASTGST from the coding sequence ATGGTGCACACGTTTATCGCAGACCGTCGTGGCTCTGTGACCGCTGAGTTCGCGGTCGGTCTGCCAGCAGTTCTGCTCGTGCTTGGTCTGGTGATCGGCACTGTCCAACTGTCGGCTGAACGTGTTGCACTGACAGCGCTCGCTGGCGACCTTGCCCGACTGCAGGCGCGTGGAGACACGGGTGTGGCGCAGGCGCGTCTCGACGAGCACGGAGGTTCCCCGAGCGTCAACAGGACTGTGGAAAGCGGGGTGCTGTGCGTAGTGGTGACGTCTCGGCAACGAACGGGGCTGCTGTCGCCACTCTCGGTGAGCGGGAGAGGATGCGCTGCGCTCTCAGACGGGTTGGCGAGTACGGGGTCGACATGA
- a CDS encoding Rv3654c family TadE-like protein, translating into MSVPVAAAIAAGSVVLALPILAASQLLVAGAQASNAADAAALAAADTFVGLVSGGTNEEPCELADRIAAENRAELGECAVGPGVAEVRVTVRSRVGLFAVERHARAGPPE; encoded by the coding sequence ATGAGCGTGCCGGTTGCTGCAGCAATTGCCGCAGGCTCGGTCGTGCTCGCACTCCCGATACTCGCCGCCTCGCAGCTGCTTGTCGCTGGGGCACAGGCGTCCAACGCCGCTGACGCGGCAGCCCTTGCCGCCGCTGATACCTTCGTGGGACTCGTGTCCGGCGGAACGAATGAGGAGCCGTGCGAACTCGCAGACCGAATCGCCGCGGAGAACCGTGCGGAGCTCGGCGAGTGTGCGGTCGGGCCGGGTGTTGCCGAGGTGCGGGTGACAGTCAGGTCGCGGGTCGGGCTATTCGCGGTCGAACGGCATGCCAGGGCTGGCCCGCCGGAGTGA
- a CDS encoding TetR/AcrR family transcriptional regulator, whose amino-acid sequence MSKHDSAATPRVRPRDRKQRIEHAAAAAFSRRGYHAVSMQDIADSVGISAPALYRHFPSKYALFVSAAMLLVDQLAVVTADAAELPLSTEDEGRVALGELIRVVADLTIELRATSGIYKWEGRYLEQADRARLNAGFQLNGDRFIAAHRSYRPNVDELERVYMALGTFAVFGSISAHDTILARPRLRALLTTAAWDVLNVDVSTYLSHTSPSADTAGEGGPAGGGPAVQSSTVEGSAPAGSKAAASTAAGSTPPLSRRERLLEASVRLFGARGYNETTIEEIATEVDLTPSGVYRHFDGKHALLLAVYERATQWLYPHQTEVEGSPLSPVDLLRSLIRAYIEHSFRSPELMRVFFAEKGNLTPQELRGVQASQAASLQAWVDCLLDLRPELNTREATVLVHAALGLITDLLAILPRFDDEAMARLIAFTDALLGIGPASESPDTQ is encoded by the coding sequence ATGTCCAAGCACGATAGTGCCGCCACGCCTCGGGTTCGCCCGCGTGACCGCAAGCAACGTATCGAGCACGCTGCCGCGGCCGCGTTCTCGCGTCGCGGCTACCACGCAGTCAGCATGCAAGATATTGCTGACTCGGTCGGCATCTCGGCTCCCGCGCTGTATCGGCACTTCCCGAGCAAGTACGCGCTCTTCGTCAGCGCTGCGATGCTCCTCGTTGACCAACTCGCCGTGGTCACCGCAGACGCGGCGGAGCTTCCGTTGTCAACCGAAGACGAGGGCCGCGTCGCTCTCGGCGAACTCATCAGGGTCGTTGCCGACCTCACGATCGAACTGCGCGCGACGAGCGGGATCTACAAGTGGGAAGGCCGCTACCTCGAGCAGGCTGACCGGGCGCGGTTGAACGCTGGATTTCAGCTGAACGGCGACCGTTTCATCGCCGCGCACCGAAGCTACAGGCCCAATGTCGACGAGCTCGAGCGGGTCTACATGGCGCTTGGCACGTTTGCGGTGTTTGGGAGCATCTCCGCACACGACACCATTCTCGCTCGGCCCCGACTGCGAGCGCTTCTCACGACTGCGGCTTGGGATGTACTGAACGTCGATGTCTCGACATACCTGTCGCACACCTCGCCATCTGCTGACACGGCAGGCGAAGGCGGCCCAGCGGGTGGCGGCCCAGCGGTTCAGAGCTCCACAGTTGAGGGCTCAGCACCTGCGGGCTCTAAAGCTGCGGCCTCTACGGCTGCGGGCTCAACGCCGCCGCTCTCTCGGCGAGAGCGGCTCCTTGAGGCAAGCGTGCGACTCTTCGGGGCGCGCGGATACAACGAGACAACGATCGAGGAGATCGCAACCGAGGTCGACCTCACACCATCAGGTGTGTACAGGCACTTTGACGGCAAACACGCGCTGCTGCTCGCAGTGTACGAGCGTGCGACGCAATGGCTCTACCCACATCAGACCGAGGTCGAAGGGTCGCCGCTCTCACCGGTTGATCTGCTGCGCTCGCTCATCCGCGCCTACATTGAGCACTCCTTTCGGAGCCCGGAACTCATGCGGGTGTTTTTTGCCGAGAAAGGCAATCTCACCCCCCAGGAGTTGCGCGGAGTCCAGGCGTCGCAGGCAGCCTCCCTGCAGGCCTGGGTCGATTGCCTGCTTGACCTCCGCCCGGAACTGAACACCCGCGAAGCGACGGTGCTGGTGCACGCTGCGCTGGGGCTCATCACAGACCTGCTTGCGATCCTGCCGCGGTTTGATGATGAAGCGATGGCTCGGCTCATTGCGTTTACCGACGCGCTGCTCGGGATCGGGCCGGCGAGCGAGAGCCCCGACACACAGTGA
- the acs gene encoding acetate--CoA ligase translates to MSDDHGTIESLSALAHDAGESYPPSPEFREQANQNSSEIYLRAAADPEAYWAEQAQNRLAWKKPFTEVLDWTNPPFARWFADGELNVAENCLDRHVANGLGDRVAIHFEGEPGDTRTLTYAELTHEVKRAANMLASLGVTAGDRVAIYMPMIPETVIAMLAVVRLGAAHSVVFGGFSAESLRARIDDVEAEVVITADGGYRKGRVSPLKPVVDQALELDDADGKPTTVKHVLVVNRGGNEVNMVDGRDLWWHEEITAYDGDHTAQGFPAENPLFILYTSGTTGKPKGILHTTGGYLTQATTTFSDVFDIKPESDVFWCTADVGWVTGHSYIVYGPLSNGATQVMYEGTPDTPDWGRWWRIIEKYKVSIFYTAPTAIRSCMKVGRQVPEQYDLSSLRLLGSVGEPINPEAWRWYRDVIGAGKTPIVDTWWQTETGAMMVAPLPGLTSLKPGSSQIAQPGISIAVVDDEGNPVENGQGGLLVVERPWPSMVRNVWGDPQRFIDTYWDKFGDKYFAGDGARLDEDGDIWFLGRVDDVMNVSGHRLSTTEIESALVGHHAVAEAAVVGADDETTGQAVVAFVILKSQQHLITEAEAEQELRSHVASHIGAIARPRNVYVVNELPKTRSGKIMRRLLKDAAEGRKIGDTTTLADTMVMQLISDRVVAERGAK, encoded by the coding sequence ATGAGCGACGATCACGGCACTATTGAAAGTCTTTCTGCCCTCGCCCACGACGCCGGTGAGAGCTACCCGCCTTCGCCGGAATTCCGCGAGCAAGCAAACCAGAACTCTTCAGAGATCTACCTTCGCGCCGCAGCCGATCCAGAAGCATACTGGGCTGAGCAGGCGCAGAATCGGCTCGCCTGGAAGAAGCCGTTCACCGAGGTTCTCGACTGGACAAACCCACCGTTCGCCCGGTGGTTCGCAGACGGCGAGCTCAACGTTGCAGAGAACTGCCTCGACAGGCACGTAGCGAACGGCCTCGGTGACCGCGTCGCGATCCACTTTGAGGGCGAACCAGGCGACACCCGCACGCTCACCTACGCCGAGCTCACCCACGAGGTCAAGCGCGCAGCCAATATGCTCGCGAGCCTCGGGGTCACCGCAGGCGACCGCGTCGCGATCTACATGCCGATGATTCCAGAGACAGTCATCGCAATGCTGGCAGTGGTTCGGCTCGGTGCGGCCCACTCGGTCGTCTTCGGCGGGTTCAGCGCCGAGAGCCTCCGGGCGCGCATTGATGACGTGGAGGCAGAGGTAGTTATTACCGCTGACGGTGGGTACCGAAAGGGACGAGTGTCACCGCTCAAGCCCGTCGTTGATCAGGCACTCGAGCTCGACGATGCAGACGGCAAGCCGACCACCGTGAAGCACGTGCTCGTAGTGAACCGGGGCGGCAACGAGGTCAATATGGTCGACGGCCGAGACCTCTGGTGGCACGAAGAGATTACCGCGTACGACGGCGACCACACGGCGCAGGGTTTCCCCGCCGAGAACCCGCTCTTCATCCTCTACACCTCCGGCACGACGGGCAAGCCGAAGGGCATCTTGCACACCACCGGCGGCTACCTCACTCAGGCGACCACAACTTTCAGCGACGTCTTCGATATCAAGCCAGAGAGCGACGTCTTCTGGTGCACTGCAGACGTTGGCTGGGTCACAGGCCACTCCTACATCGTGTACGGCCCGCTCTCCAATGGCGCAACGCAGGTGATGTACGAAGGCACGCCCGACACCCCAGACTGGGGCCGCTGGTGGCGGATCATCGAGAAGTACAAGGTGTCAATCTTCTACACGGCGCCCACCGCAATTCGCTCGTGCATGAAGGTCGGACGCCAAGTACCCGAGCAGTATGACCTTTCAAGCCTCCGGCTGCTTGGCAGCGTCGGCGAGCCAATCAACCCCGAGGCGTGGCGCTGGTACCGCGACGTGATCGGCGCCGGCAAGACGCCAATCGTCGACACGTGGTGGCAGACAGAGACCGGCGCCATGATGGTCGCGCCGCTTCCCGGACTCACCTCGCTCAAGCCCGGCAGCTCGCAGATCGCTCAGCCAGGCATCTCGATCGCCGTCGTCGACGACGAGGGCAACCCCGTGGAGAATGGCCAGGGCGGCCTGCTCGTCGTCGAGCGGCCATGGCCGTCGATGGTGCGAAACGTCTGGGGCGATCCGCAGCGATTCATCGACACCTACTGGGACAAGTTCGGCGATAAGTACTTCGCTGGCGACGGCGCACGCCTAGATGAGGATGGGGACATCTGGTTCCTCGGACGCGTCGACGACGTCATGAACGTCTCTGGCCACCGACTGTCCACGACAGAAATCGAGTCGGCACTCGTTGGCCATCACGCGGTCGCCGAGGCGGCAGTCGTCGGTGCCGATGACGAGACGACTGGCCAGGCGGTTGTCGCATTCGTGATCTTGAAGTCGCAGCAGCATCTCATCACCGAGGCAGAAGCTGAGCAAGAGCTCCGCTCGCATGTCGCGTCGCACATCGGCGCGATCGCTCGCCCGCGGAACGTCTATGTCGTGAACGAGCTGCCGAAGACTCGCTCGGGCAAGATCATGCGCCGGCTACTCAAAGACGCGGCCGAGGGACGGAAGATCGGCGACACCACCACGCTTGCAGACACGATGGTGATGCAGCTCATCTCTGACCGCGTGGTTGCAGAGCGCGGCGCGAAGTAA
- a CDS encoding DUF4244 domain-containing protein, protein MTTTAREGIVREEARANDARTEREVLHDLGFPVQAVHTASEEDRDQRTRLEGSEPAPLNGSEEGASRTSNNRGRRIGWARRGASLRVRFRADERGAVTAEYALVIMAAVAFAGLLIVIMRSEEIRGALLGLVQNALGSAG, encoded by the coding sequence ATGACTACGACAGCAAGAGAAGGAATTGTGCGGGAGGAAGCGCGCGCGAATGACGCGCGAACCGAACGCGAGGTGCTCCACGATTTGGGGTTTCCGGTCCAGGCCGTGCATACGGCGAGCGAAGAGGATCGAGATCAGCGGACCAGACTCGAGGGCTCGGAGCCCGCCCCACTCAACGGATCGGAAGAGGGAGCTTCACGGACAAGCAATAACCGGGGGCGCCGTATCGGCTGGGCTCGCCGTGGTGCGTCACTTCGCGTCAGGTTTCGCGCTGACGAGCGTGGTGCGGTCACTGCCGAATATGCGCTTGTCATCATGGCGGCAGTCGCGTTCGCGGGATTGCTGATTGTCATTATGCGCTCAGAGGAGATCCGTGGCGCGCTGCTGGGGCTCGTGCAGAACGCGCTCGGCAGCGCAGGCTAG
- a CDS encoding RidA family protein produces the protein MSSVIEERINELGFEIPEIVPAVAAYVPAVRDGDYVYTSGQLPIANGSLVATGKVGEGEGLVSPEQAQELAQLCALNALAAVRGVLGSLDKVEQVVKVTAFVASEPNFTGQPIVANGASVFLGKVFADQGIHARSAVGVAVLPLDAPVEVEFIFRVRD, from the coding sequence ATGTCATCAGTTATCGAAGAGCGCATCAACGAGCTCGGATTTGAAATTCCTGAAATCGTCCCGGCGGTCGCGGCGTACGTCCCCGCCGTCCGCGACGGCGACTACGTGTACACGTCGGGCCAGCTTCCCATTGCGAACGGCTCGCTCGTCGCGACAGGCAAGGTCGGCGAAGGTGAGGGGCTCGTGAGCCCTGAGCAGGCTCAGGAGCTCGCGCAGCTGTGCGCGCTGAACGCTCTCGCTGCGGTCCGCGGTGTGCTCGGCTCGCTCGACAAGGTCGAGCAGGTCGTGAAGGTAACGGCGTTCGTCGCGTCAGAACCGAACTTCACCGGCCAGCCGATCGTCGCAAACGGCGCATCGGTGTTCCTCGGCAAGGTGTTTGCTGACCAGGGCATCCACGCACGCTCGGCGGTTGGCGTCGCAGTACTGCCGCTTGATGCACCCGTCGAGGTGGAGTTCATCTTCCGCGTTCGCGACTAA
- the topA gene encoding type I DNA topoisomerase, which yields MGKKLVIVESPTKARTIGGYLGDDYEVLSSVGHVRDLAEPSELPAELKKGPFGKFGVDVDNGFAPYYVVNDNKKKTVAELKRALKGADELFLATDEDREGEAIAWHLLEVLKPKVPVHRMVFHEITKDAIAEAQRNTRELDTALVDAQETRRILDRLYGYDISPVLWRKVAPKLSAGRVQSAATRLVVDRERERLAFKTAEYWSIAARFSPAEDAPDRVPFEAKLVRLDGNRVASGGDFDDAGKLTAKATDAGVIALDGTRADALAAALGDGPAALVRALETKPHTRRPAAPFTTSTLQQEASRKLRFSSRQTMSFAQSLYENGYITYMRTDSPTLSQQALEAARSQAASLYGAETVPDKPRVYTGKAKGAQEAHEAIRPAGDTFVRPSELKGKLTQGEFSLYDLIWKRTVASQMADAKGSTATVTLGVPVAEGSATTDAEFTASGTVITFPGFLLAYEEGKDEKRGDAEKSNVSLPQLTEGQALGISEPLAKQHETSPPPRYTEASLTKRFEELGIGRPSTYSSTISTIMDRGYVSKQGQALVPSWIAFSVVRLLEEHFAALVDYDFTAEMESDLDEIAAGQTDRSEWLKEFYFGTDNHPGLRGVVDNLGEIDARAINTIRIDDQISLRNGKYGPYLEVFDEKSEVDENGELKPRSVNIPDGMAPDELTPERAHELADAEPAEDRVVGLHPVTGKRVIAKNGRFGPYVQELPNDDEELPKGEKPRTASLFKSMDPATVDLDTAVALLDLPRVVGNDPESGDPITAQNGRYGPYLKKGTETRTLPSEDSIFSIDLPGALEVLAQPKYGARKASSALKEFDADPVSGKPVKVKDGRFGPYVTDGETNATIPRGDSVDEITFERAIDLLAIKRAKGPAKKKAPAKKKAPAKKPAAKRPAAKKSTAAKKDVDPARSAAAKKAAETRKANAAKKAAEAAAAAETAE from the coding sequence GTGGGGAAAAAGCTAGTCATCGTGGAGTCGCCGACAAAGGCGCGCACGATTGGTGGTTACCTCGGTGATGATTACGAGGTGCTGTCATCGGTCGGACACGTTCGCGATCTCGCCGAACCGTCCGAGCTCCCCGCCGAGCTCAAGAAGGGGCCATTCGGCAAGTTCGGCGTCGACGTCGACAACGGTTTCGCCCCCTACTACGTCGTTAACGACAATAAGAAGAAGACAGTCGCTGAGCTCAAGCGGGCGCTGAAGGGCGCCGACGAGCTCTTCCTCGCAACTGATGAGGACCGCGAGGGTGAGGCAATCGCGTGGCACCTGCTTGAGGTGCTGAAGCCGAAGGTTCCTGTGCACCGGATGGTGTTCCACGAGATCACCAAGGACGCGATCGCAGAGGCGCAGCGGAACACCCGCGAGCTCGACACCGCTCTCGTCGACGCGCAGGAGACCCGCCGTATCCTCGACCGTCTCTACGGCTACGACATTTCCCCGGTGCTCTGGCGCAAGGTCGCGCCGAAGCTCTCGGCAGGCCGTGTGCAGTCGGCTGCCACGCGTCTCGTCGTTGATCGCGAGCGCGAGCGTCTCGCCTTCAAGACCGCAGAATATTGGAGCATCGCCGCACGCTTCAGCCCGGCTGAAGATGCGCCTGATCGCGTGCCGTTCGAGGCAAAGCTTGTGAGGCTCGATGGCAACCGTGTCGCGTCGGGCGGCGATTTTGACGACGCCGGCAAGCTGACCGCGAAGGCGACAGATGCGGGAGTCATCGCGCTTGACGGTACCCGTGCAGATGCGCTCGCCGCAGCGCTCGGCGATGGGCCGGCCGCACTCGTGCGCGCGCTCGAAACGAAGCCGCACACGCGCCGCCCCGCGGCGCCGTTCACGACGTCGACCCTGCAGCAGGAGGCGTCACGTAAGCTCCGCTTCAGTTCGCGCCAGACGATGTCGTTTGCGCAGTCGCTCTACGAGAACGGCTACATCACGTATATGCGTACCGACTCGCCGACGCTCTCGCAGCAGGCGCTTGAGGCGGCCCGCAGCCAGGCAGCCTCGTTGTACGGCGCCGAGACAGTCCCCGACAAGCCGCGTGTCTACACGGGGAAGGCGAAGGGCGCGCAGGAGGCACACGAGGCGATCCGTCCAGCTGGCGACACGTTTGTGCGGCCGAGTGAGCTCAAGGGCAAACTCACGCAGGGCGAGTTCTCGCTCTACGACCTCATCTGGAAGCGCACTGTCGCGAGCCAGATGGCAGACGCGAAGGGCTCGACAGCCACGGTCACCCTCGGCGTCCCGGTCGCCGAGGGGTCTGCGACGACAGACGCCGAGTTCACCGCCAGCGGCACTGTGATTACGTTCCCAGGGTTCCTCCTCGCATACGAAGAGGGCAAAGACGAGAAGCGCGGCGACGCGGAGAAGTCGAACGTGTCGCTCCCGCAGCTCACCGAGGGGCAGGCGCTCGGGATCAGCGAGCCACTGGCGAAGCAGCACGAGACGAGCCCGCCGCCGCGCTACACCGAGGCGAGCCTCACGAAGCGCTTCGAGGAGCTCGGGATCGGGCGACCGTCGACCTACTCTTCGACGATCTCCACGATTATGGATCGCGGCTACGTCTCGAAGCAGGGCCAAGCGCTTGTGCCGAGCTGGATCGCGTTCTCCGTGGTGCGCCTGCTCGAAGAACACTTTGCGGCGCTCGTCGACTACGACTTCACCGCCGAGATGGAGAGCGACCTCGACGAGATCGCCGCCGGCCAGACTGACCGTTCGGAATGGCTGAAGGAGTTCTACTTCGGCACCGACAATCATCCGGGTCTTCGCGGCGTCGTTGATAATCTCGGTGAGATCGATGCGCGCGCGATCAACACGATCCGAATCGACGACCAGATTTCGCTTCGTAATGGCAAGTACGGCCCGTATCTCGAGGTCTTCGACGAGAAGAGCGAGGTTGACGAGAACGGCGAGCTGAAGCCGCGCAGCGTGAACATCCCCGACGGGATGGCCCCCGACGAGCTCACCCCCGAGCGCGCCCACGAGCTCGCCGACGCCGAGCCCGCTGAGGATCGCGTTGTCGGCCTGCACCCTGTCACTGGCAAGCGCGTCATCGCGAAGAATGGCCGCTTCGGGCCGTACGTGCAGGAGCTGCCGAACGACGACGAGGAGCTACCGAAGGGCGAGAAGCCTCGTACCGCGTCGCTCTTCAAATCGATGGATCCTGCGACTGTCGACCTCGATACCGCCGTGGCGCTTCTCGACCTGCCCCGCGTTGTCGGCAACGACCCGGAGTCTGGCGACCCGATCACCGCGCAGAACGGTCGCTACGGCCCCTACCTCAAGAAGGGCACGGAGACCCGCACGCTGCCGAGCGAGGATTCGATCTTCTCGATCGACCTCCCCGGCGCCCTCGAGGTGCTCGCTCAGCCGAAGTACGGCGCACGCAAGGCGAGCTCGGCGCTGAAGGAATTCGACGCCGACCCCGTGAGCGGCAAGCCCGTGAAGGTGAAGGACGGCAGGTTCGGCCCGTACGTCACTGACGGCGAGACGAACGCGACGATCCCGCGCGGCGACTCCGTCGATGAGATCACGTTCGAGCGCGCGATCGACCTGCTCGCGATCAAGCGCGCGAAGGGCCCGGCGAAGAAGAAAGCGCCGGCCAAGAAGAAGGCGCCAGCGAAGAAGCCTGCAGCCAAGAGGCCCGCAGCCAAGAAGTCCACTGCGGCGAAGAAGGACGTGGATCCGGCCCGCTCCGCCGCGGCGAAGAAGGCAGCCGAGACCCGCAAGGCCAACGCCGCGAAGAAGGCAGCGGAGGCTGCCGCTGCGGCCGAGACCGCAGAGTAG
- a CDS encoding type II secretion system F family protein: MLSRASTDDVAAGGAGSAVVAGRCAALLRGGMSPPQVVRSIADEFSSEPIQEITESVRGGASIGLAFAGVDGPDWRVLGAAWQLAETSGAPFAPALERIAAALQSISDGARKRSVLLAGPKMTATLVMWLPLASVAVSFILGFNPVPVFFSPVGALLLSIGVLLQVVGAKWTARLTAQVERQDRVAGLECELAWVALAGGAPPRLALRRVADAVSEARAEWVQLDSLRAGEPLARALAVATAAGVPASGLLLEVANDERAKTQAALEREAEKLGVRILLPLAACVLPAFIAVGVVPIVVALVGDLFPS, from the coding sequence GTGCTGTCCCGCGCGAGCACAGATGATGTCGCCGCCGGGGGTGCTGGCTCGGCCGTTGTCGCAGGCCGCTGTGCTGCGCTGCTGCGGGGAGGGATGTCGCCTCCGCAAGTCGTGCGGTCAATCGCCGATGAGTTCTCCAGCGAACCGATCCAGGAGATTACGGAATCGGTGCGTGGTGGCGCCAGCATCGGTTTGGCATTTGCCGGGGTTGATGGGCCTGACTGGCGGGTGCTTGGAGCTGCCTGGCAGCTCGCAGAGACGAGCGGCGCCCCGTTTGCGCCCGCGCTCGAGCGGATCGCTGCTGCGTTGCAGAGCATCTCAGACGGGGCTCGAAAACGTTCGGTGCTGCTCGCAGGACCGAAGATGACTGCCACGCTCGTCATGTGGCTCCCACTTGCTTCCGTCGCTGTGAGCTTCATCCTTGGGTTCAACCCGGTTCCGGTGTTCTTCTCCCCGGTGGGAGCCCTACTGCTCAGTATCGGGGTGCTCCTCCAGGTCGTCGGCGCGAAATGGACGGCAAGGCTGACCGCACAGGTAGAACGGCAAGACCGAGTCGCTGGGCTTGAATGCGAGCTCGCTTGGGTCGCCCTTGCAGGCGGGGCCCCGCCGAGGCTCGCGCTCAGGCGGGTGGCCGATGCGGTGTCAGAAGCGCGCGCCGAATGGGTGCAGTTGGACAGCCTTCGGGCGGGCGAGCCGCTCGCGCGCGCCCTGGCTGTTGCGACCGCCGCCGGTGTGCCGGCCTCCGGACTCTTGCTCGAGGTCGCGAACGACGAGCGTGCGAAGACGCAGGCCGCACTGGAACGCGAAGCTGAGAAGCTCGGGGTGCGCATCCTCTTGCCGCTCGCCGCGTGTGTGTTGCCCGCATTCATCGCCGTCGGAGTCGTGCCAATTGTTGTTGCGCTCGTTGGTGACCTGTTTCCGTCGTGA